In Thermococcus sp. 21S7, one DNA window encodes the following:
- a CDS encoding AMP phosphorylase, translated as MKAKIRILDMYSGRYSVFINEKEAKKAKLHPDDLVKIEAGKKTVYGSVVVSNLVKEGEIGISRDILGLHSFSEGEVVTVIPSGTPESVRYIKKKMRGEKLRKVEIEAIIKDIVDRKLRDIEISSFVTSLEINGLDMDEIAALTIAMAETGDMLDIDRKPIMDVHSIGGVPGNKTNILVVPIVAAAGLTVPKTSSRAITSAAGTADVVEVFADVSFSLDEIKRIVEKIGACMVWGGALNLAPADDITIKSERALSIDPTGLMLASIMSKKYAMGSQYVLIDIPTGKGVKVETVDQARALSRDFIELGRRLGQYVEVAITYGGQPIGHTVGPALEAREALSALMTGKGPGSLIEKATGLAGILLEMGGVAPTGMGKKMAREILESGKAYEKMREIIEEQGGNPDIKPEEIPIGDKTYTFTAPVSGYITGIDNKAITGIARAAGAPEDKGAGIELYVKVGEKVKEGDPLFTIRAESEARLDQAIVLARRTEPIRIEGMVLQRIGNI; from the coding sequence ATGAAGGCCAAGATTAGGATACTCGACATGTACAGCGGGAGGTATTCGGTCTTCATCAACGAGAAGGAGGCTAAGAAGGCCAAACTCCACCCGGATGACCTTGTGAAGATTGAAGCAGGAAAGAAAACCGTCTACGGAAGCGTTGTCGTGAGCAACCTCGTGAAGGAGGGAGAGATAGGGATAAGCAGGGACATACTCGGACTTCACAGCTTCTCCGAGGGGGAGGTCGTCACCGTTATACCGAGCGGCACTCCCGAGAGCGTCCGCTACATAAAGAAGAAGATGCGCGGGGAAAAGCTCAGGAAGGTTGAGATAGAGGCGATAATCAAGGACATCGTGGACAGAAAGCTCCGTGACATCGAGATAAGCTCCTTCGTCACTTCACTTGAGATAAACGGCCTCGACATGGATGAGATTGCCGCGCTGACGATAGCGATGGCCGAGACTGGGGACATGCTCGACATAGACAGGAAGCCCATCATGGACGTCCACAGCATCGGAGGTGTCCCCGGAAACAAGACCAACATACTCGTCGTGCCCATTGTTGCCGCCGCCGGGTTAACCGTGCCCAAAACCAGCTCAAGGGCAATCACCAGTGCCGCGGGGACGGCGGATGTCGTCGAGGTCTTTGCGGACGTCAGCTTCTCCCTCGACGAGATAAAGCGCATAGTGGAGAAGATAGGCGCCTGTATGGTCTGGGGCGGCGCCCTGAACCTTGCTCCGGCCGACGACATCACGATAAAGTCCGAACGCGCGCTGAGCATCGACCCGACCGGCCTCATGCTCGCCAGCATAATGTCAAAGAAGTACGCGATGGGAAGCCAGTACGTTCTCATCGACATCCCGACGGGCAAGGGCGTCAAGGTGGAGACCGTTGACCAGGCCAGGGCCCTCTCCAGGGACTTCATAGAGCTGGGCAGGAGGCTCGGCCAGTACGTGGAAGTGGCCATAACCTACGGCGGCCAGCCGATAGGCCACACCGTTGGTCCGGCTCTAGAGGCCAGGGAAGCCCTCTCCGCCCTCATGACTGGGAAGGGCCCCGGAAGCCTGATAGAGAAGGCCACAGGGCTGGCGGGCATTCTCCTTGAGATGGGAGGAGTGGCGCCGACGGGGATGGGCAAGAAGATGGCGAGGGAGATTCTGGAGAGCGGAAAGGCCTACGAGAAGATGAGGGAAATCATAGAGGAACAGGGCGGAAATCCAGATATCAAGCCGGAGGAGATACCGATAGGGGACAAGACCTATACATTCACTGCGCCGGTCAGCGGCTACATAACCGGGATAGACAATAAGGCCATAACGGGAATAGCAAGGGCAGCCGGAGCACCGGAGGACAAGGGGGCCGGAATAGAGCTTTACGTCAAGGTAGGAGAGAAGGTTAAGGAAGGAGACCCCCTCTTCACGATACGCGCCGAGAGTGAGGCCAGACTCGACCAGGCGATAGTCCTCGCTAGGAGAACGGAGCCGATAAGGATAGAGGGGATGGTCCTCCAGAGGATAGGGAACATCTAA